The Aeromicrobium yanjiei genome includes a region encoding these proteins:
- a CDS encoding acyl-CoA dehydrogenase family protein gives MDLLLPREMADFREEVRTWLAENVPRTPRPPVSTEARDFDLAWQRTQFEGGWAGINWPKEYGGRGLSLLEQMIWYEEMAWAEAPYIGVCFVGINHAGPTLIARANEELKAFHLPKILKGETVWCQGFSEPGAGSDLAGLSLRGEIDGDHLVVNGQKTWTSYAQFADFQELLIRTSRADKRHHGITWAVCDMHAPGITVRPIELLTGEPEVCDVFYDDVRIPLSNVVGEVDDGWSVAMSTLSFERGTGFMKDQVEASRRIDRLIEEARTRVDRRGRTRIDDDAIADRLATARAEAAALSAMSLANITRNARSTQPGPEGSMLRLFFGELDQRVKKLAVDILGAEAAERFGGPADPSKVWHRSFAGTIAAGSKDIQRNIIGERVLGLPKGK, from the coding sequence GTGGACCTGCTGCTGCCCCGCGAGATGGCCGACTTCCGCGAGGAGGTGCGCACCTGGCTGGCCGAGAACGTCCCACGCACGCCGCGTCCGCCGGTCAGCACCGAGGCACGCGACTTCGACCTGGCCTGGCAGCGCACGCAGTTCGAGGGCGGATGGGCCGGCATCAACTGGCCCAAGGAGTACGGCGGCCGCGGACTGTCCCTGCTCGAGCAGATGATCTGGTACGAGGAGATGGCGTGGGCGGAGGCACCGTACATCGGCGTGTGCTTCGTGGGCATCAATCACGCAGGGCCCACGCTCATCGCCCGTGCGAACGAGGAGCTCAAGGCATTCCACCTGCCCAAGATCCTCAAGGGCGAGACGGTCTGGTGCCAGGGCTTCTCAGAGCCCGGAGCCGGCAGCGACCTGGCCGGGCTCTCGCTACGCGGCGAGATCGACGGCGACCACCTCGTGGTCAACGGCCAGAAGACCTGGACCAGCTACGCCCAGTTCGCCGACTTCCAGGAACTCCTGATCAGGACCAGCCGCGCCGACAAGCGCCACCACGGGATCACCTGGGCCGTGTGCGACATGCACGCCCCCGGCATCACGGTGCGTCCCATCGAGCTCCTCACGGGCGAGCCCGAGGTGTGCGATGTGTTCTATGACGATGTCCGAATCCCACTGTCGAACGTCGTGGGCGAGGTCGACGACGGCTGGAGCGTTGCGATGTCGACGCTGTCGTTCGAACGCGGCACGGGCTTCATGAAGGACCAGGTCGAGGCGTCCCGACGCATCGACCGGCTGATCGAGGAGGCCCGCACCAGGGTCGACCGTCGTGGCCGCACGCGTATCGACGATGACGCGATCGCCGATCGGCTCGCGACCGCGCGGGCCGAGGCGGCAGCGCTGTCGGCCATGAGCCTCGCGAACATCACCAGGAACGCCCGCAGCACGCAGCCCGGTCCGGAGGGATCCATGCTGAGGCTGTTCTTCGGCGAGCTCGACCAGCGTGTCAAGAAGCTCGCGGTCGACATCCTCGGCGCCGAGGCGGCGGAGCGATTCGGGGGTCCGGCAGATCCGTCGAAGGTCTGGCATCGCAGCTTTGCGGGGACGATCGCGGCCGGCAGCAAGGACATCCAGCGCAACATCATCGGCGAGCGGGTCCTCGGCCTGCCGAAGGGAAAGTGA
- a CDS encoding acyl-CoA dehydrogenase family protein, giving the protein MDLLLDAQQAAIADTARHLIEKSAPRDRLRDLADDQPVTDTEFWATAAQNGFFSLDLPEELGGTGLGLAEVTLVFREIGRGLVPGPFLGTALALQIARAAGRLDLVEEISTGGRPVGLIERIGDGLFRTLDAGEATTWVVADGTSALYESSAVSTVETKECVDPGSRLAHLRITGEPLVEVALAELDGNAYLSILVAAMLSGSAEATCAMSASYTAVREQFGVPIGSFQAVKHRCADMAVRAEAATQLVTLAALAHGGGRSDEVLLGHAALSIGRDHAIRNAGDNIQNHGGLGLTTEQDASLYLKRTQVWSTIGSPPAELREAILAAPSERPA; this is encoded by the coding sequence ATGGACCTTCTTCTGGATGCACAGCAGGCCGCCATCGCCGACACGGCGCGACATCTGATCGAGAAGTCAGCCCCCCGGGATCGCTTGCGCGATCTTGCCGACGACCAGCCGGTGACGGACACGGAGTTCTGGGCGACGGCTGCGCAGAACGGCTTCTTCTCTCTCGATCTCCCCGAGGAGCTGGGCGGCACCGGACTCGGTCTGGCCGAAGTGACGCTGGTCTTCCGCGAGATCGGACGCGGCCTGGTTCCGGGCCCCTTCCTGGGCACGGCGCTCGCGCTGCAGATCGCACGTGCGGCCGGCCGGCTCGACCTCGTCGAGGAGATCTCCACCGGTGGGCGGCCGGTGGGCCTCATCGAACGCATCGGCGACGGCCTCTTCCGCACGCTCGATGCTGGCGAGGCAACCACATGGGTCGTCGCCGACGGCACCAGCGCCCTCTACGAGAGCTCCGCAGTCTCCACGGTCGAGACCAAGGAGTGCGTCGATCCCGGATCGCGGCTGGCACATCTGCGCATCACGGGCGAGCCCCTCGTCGAAGTCGCCCTCGCGGAGCTCGACGGCAATGCGTATCTGTCGATCCTGGTCGCGGCGATGCTCTCGGGAAGCGCCGAGGCGACGTGCGCCATGAGCGCCTCGTACACCGCGGTGCGGGAGCAGTTCGGCGTCCCGATCGGCTCGTTCCAGGCCGTGAAGCACCGCTGCGCCGACATGGCTGTCCGCGCCGAGGCAGCAACCCAGCTCGTGACCCTGGCGGCCCTGGCGCATGGCGGCGGCCGCAGCGACGAGGTCCTGCTCGGACATGCCGCCCTGTCGATCGGGCGCGACCACGCGATCAGGAATGCGGGCGACAACATCCAGAATCACGGAGGTCTGGGACTGACGACCGAGCAGGACGCTTCGCTGTACCTGAAGCGCACCCAGGTCTGGAGCACGATCGGCAGCCCGCCCGCCGAGCTGCGCGAAGCGATTCTGGCCGCGCCGTCCGAGCGACCAGCCTGA
- a CDS encoding enoyl-CoA hydratase/isomerase family protein: MTVSTEMDGGVCIISLNRPERHNAVDDATGAAYGAAFREAAGSKDVAVILLRGEGRSFCSGRDTAQLGRRVEGESDFSFVRRHQDSRLAQVDCPKPVIAALKGNVLGGGLEMALAADIRIASTDLQMAFPEIGYGLMTDTGGAAFATVLAGPSRAKLMLMTGRRIGGEQALAWGMVDELVAPEDLDDTARSLAHEIAQHGELALGSIKQVVDEMWHTALHTGIRAELLAQVALFGSAEYLELKQKRQAAAR, translated from the coding sequence ATGACCGTATCCACCGAGATGGACGGGGGAGTGTGCATCATCTCGCTCAACCGTCCCGAGCGACACAATGCGGTGGACGACGCAACGGGTGCGGCCTACGGTGCTGCCTTCCGAGAAGCGGCCGGTAGCAAGGATGTCGCGGTCATCCTGCTGAGGGGGGAGGGCCGCTCGTTCTGCTCGGGCCGCGACACCGCACAGCTGGGCCGTCGAGTCGAGGGCGAGTCCGACTTCTCCTTCGTGCGCCGGCACCAGGATTCTCGGCTCGCGCAGGTCGACTGCCCCAAGCCGGTGATCGCTGCACTCAAGGGCAACGTCCTGGGCGGTGGCCTCGAGATGGCGCTGGCGGCCGACATCCGGATCGCCTCGACGGATCTGCAGATGGCGTTCCCCGAGATCGGCTACGGGCTCATGACCGACACCGGCGGTGCGGCGTTCGCGACCGTGCTCGCGGGCCCGTCGCGCGCCAAGCTCATGCTGATGACGGGCCGGCGCATCGGGGGCGAGCAGGCGCTGGCCTGGGGCATGGTCGACGAGCTCGTCGCGCCCGAAGACCTCGACGACACCGCTCGTTCCCTCGCCCACGAGATCGCCCAGCACGGAGAGCTCGCGCTCGGCAGCATCAAGCAGGTGGTCGACGAGATGTGGCACACCGCGCTGCACACGGGCATCCGAGCCGAGCTGCTCGCGCAGGTGGCGCTGTTCGGAAGCGCGGAGTATCTCGAGCTCAAGCAGAAGCGACAGGCGGCGGCACGATGA